A single Pseudoalteromonas rubra DNA region contains:
- a CDS encoding efflux RND transporter periplasmic adaptor subunit — protein sequence MKINWQQRRWLLILPALGILILIALASGKKSPQKHSNGTDALLVETAEVKNTPIEPYVTGFGRVRPKERWQALSEVSGRVIYRHPKLEKGKALKAGTVLLKIDPIDYELKLAQARSDLNSARAELSRTQLNDEKLVLSLRLEEQRLSVLQKELKRKQGLLKSGSVSVSTVDAEQANVWAQEQKVLDVRNAVDQHPDNMAVAEAKVKLAQARLSEAERKLAKTTIILPFDARIAEETVEMQQVVAERESLVTAHRTDLMEIPVQVALSDMRHFGQYLSPQLIEGEFPDVQTWDLNAEASLYIGNKQFSWQGKLTSVGESIDPQGNTVTLIVDVAFDYKAFEPGKRPPLISDMYVQVKVKGAARPLLSVPSDALHGSRLYLLENGKLVIRHVEVAFESNGRTVIRSGVSEGDVVVLSDVIPAVPGRALRTQAQADQEQAL from the coding sequence ATGAAGATTAACTGGCAACAAAGGCGCTGGTTGCTGATATTACCAGCTCTGGGCATTTTGATTTTAATCGCCCTGGCATCGGGCAAAAAATCACCTCAAAAACACAGCAATGGCACAGATGCTTTATTGGTTGAGACCGCAGAGGTTAAAAATACCCCAATTGAACCCTATGTGACGGGGTTTGGGCGAGTGCGTCCTAAAGAGCGCTGGCAGGCGCTGTCGGAGGTCAGTGGCCGGGTTATTTATCGACATCCTAAATTGGAGAAGGGCAAGGCGCTTAAAGCCGGCACTGTGTTGCTAAAAATTGACCCGATAGACTATGAGCTTAAGCTGGCACAGGCCCGCTCCGATTTAAATTCAGCCAGGGCCGAATTGTCCCGTACCCAGCTTAATGATGAAAAGCTCGTTTTATCACTGCGTCTGGAAGAGCAGCGCCTGAGCGTGTTACAAAAAGAGCTCAAGCGCAAGCAAGGCCTGCTTAAATCTGGTTCAGTGTCAGTCTCTACGGTTGATGCCGAGCAGGCGAATGTCTGGGCTCAGGAACAAAAAGTGCTTGATGTTCGCAATGCCGTTGATCAGCATCCTGACAACATGGCGGTGGCAGAGGCAAAAGTGAAGCTGGCACAGGCCAGATTGAGTGAGGCAGAGCGAAAACTGGCAAAAACCACCATTATTTTACCTTTTGACGCGCGTATCGCTGAAGAAACGGTGGAAATGCAACAGGTGGTGGCCGAGCGTGAGAGCCTGGTGACAGCACACCGGACTGATCTGATGGAAATTCCCGTCCAGGTTGCACTGAGTGATATGCGTCACTTTGGCCAGTATCTGTCACCTCAGTTAATTGAAGGTGAATTCCCGGATGTACAAACCTGGGACCTGAACGCTGAGGCCAGCTTATACATTGGTAACAAGCAGTTTAGCTGGCAAGGCAAACTCACCAGCGTCGGTGAAAGTATCGACCCACAGGGAAATACGGTCACTCTTATTGTTGATGTTGCGTTTGACTACAAAGCGTTTGAGCCGGGTAAACGACCGCCTTTGATCAGCGATATGTATGTACAGGTAAAAGTAAAAGGTGCTGCGCGACCTTTATTGTCGGTACCATCTGATGCGCTGCACGGTAGCAGGCTTTATCTGCTGGAAAACGGTAAACTGGTGATCCGCCATGTTGAAGTCGCATTTGAATCCAATGGCCGTACTGTGATCCGAAGCGGTGTCAGCGAAGGTGATGTAGTGGTGCTGAGTGATGTGATCCCGGCGGTCCCTGGCCGTGCACTGCGTACTCAAGCACAGGCGGATCAGGAGCAGGCGTTATGA
- a CDS encoding TetR/AcrR family transcriptional regulator produces MKTRGRPDKNDEDGRARLVLAARRCFTTAPYSQVTTRMLAQEAGVDAALIRYYFENKEGLYKAMFMEVTGEVIAGIEQAIDQDRAFDVEDVFHIFYDVIKQSPSFPILMFKEIVLEQGICREYLIDTLQNSRKPFFFSMLAQFKQQGLIKEELDDRLLILNLMGLLIFPWYMREGMAKAMGIEFDDEQLAKMATHNANMFKYGCFKEREKHED; encoded by the coding sequence ATGAAAACCAGAGGTCGTCCCGATAAAAACGATGAAGATGGCAGAGCACGTCTGGTGCTGGCTGCCAGGCGCTGTTTTACCACAGCACCTTATTCGCAGGTTACCACGCGTATGCTGGCACAAGAGGCTGGTGTGGATGCGGCGCTGATCCGTTACTACTTCGAAAATAAAGAAGGCCTGTATAAGGCGATGTTTATGGAAGTCACTGGTGAAGTGATTGCCGGTATTGAGCAGGCCATTGACCAGGACAGAGCATTCGATGTGGAAGATGTCTTTCACATCTTTTATGACGTGATTAAACAGTCTCCATCATTTCCAATTTTGATGTTCAAAGAAATCGTGCTGGAGCAGGGAATTTGCCGCGAGTATCTGATAGACACGCTACAAAACAGTCGCAAGCCTTTTTTCTTTAGCATGCTGGCTCAGTTTAAGCAGCAGGGGCTGATAAAAGAAGAGCTGGACGACAGGTTACTCATTTTAAACCTCATGGGTTTGTTGATTTTTCCCTGGTATATGCGTGAAGGCATGGCCAAAGCCATGGGCATAGAGTTTGACGATGAACAACTGGCAAAAATGGCAACCCATAATGCCAACATGTTTAAGTACGGGTGTTTTAAAGAGCGAGAAAAACATGAAGATTAA
- a CDS encoding tetratricopeptide repeat protein, with product MQKQFSMSIQLIKKAVKAFSANSELQPDILYIEGYLMGLGVALQPPLPSEWLEHLFGHYTLEHAEQLEAVMDFHTLCFRRIARDENTLPKQCVVSKTDPEDSLGNSKPLPLYCMGMLRALTWINTEHINAEQRQQLQWLKEILRGFTSYEQARREFDDDSGDFTKVLLKQRRMIPTYVANTAYAMRFADDMVEVLGEYGITDEEMLEQAHEVFNDMLEEVLDRDDEDAIAEFDSLVKRFEENMITPDYRTENMGVFWKMHETRPYMMLRAKRAHLNLCYGNPDKAAEELQDLLKLNPNDNQGNRYLLLNCFIVMQDWAQLRDCLGQFSEYSTFTQAAHALMLYATEGDTSQSREAKKALKDRNSHFQMIATGQKKTKPCFDTYAPGSEEEVDYYLEAGGKKAWLSVEGSLFWLRQK from the coding sequence ATGCAAAAACAATTTTCTATGTCTATTCAGTTGATTAAAAAAGCTGTAAAAGCCTTTTCGGCAAATAGTGAGCTCCAGCCAGATATTCTTTACATTGAAGGATATTTAATGGGGCTGGGTGTTGCGTTGCAGCCCCCTTTGCCAAGTGAATGGCTTGAGCACTTATTTGGTCACTACACGCTTGAGCACGCTGAGCAATTAGAAGCCGTGATGGATTTTCATACCCTGTGCTTTCGCAGAATAGCGCGAGATGAAAATACCTTACCTAAGCAATGCGTAGTATCTAAAACGGATCCCGAGGATAGTCTGGGCAACAGCAAACCCTTGCCACTGTATTGCATGGGCATGTTGCGTGCGCTTACCTGGATAAATACCGAGCATATTAATGCCGAGCAGCGTCAGCAGTTACAGTGGCTGAAAGAAATTCTACGTGGTTTTACCAGCTATGAGCAGGCCCGACGAGAATTTGATGACGACAGCGGGGATTTTACCAAAGTGCTGTTAAAGCAACGCCGTATGATCCCAACGTATGTTGCCAATACCGCTTACGCCATGCGTTTTGCGGATGATATGGTGGAAGTGTTGGGTGAATATGGTATTACCGATGAAGAAATGCTTGAGCAAGCCCACGAAGTGTTTAACGACATGCTGGAAGAAGTTTTAGATCGCGACGATGAGGATGCCATTGCGGAGTTCGACAGTCTGGTTAAGCGGTTTGAAGAGAACATGATCACCCCTGATTATAGAACAGAAAACATGGGGGTTTTCTGGAAAATGCATGAGACACGGCCCTATATGATGCTGCGTGCTAAGCGCGCACATTTGAACCTGTGTTATGGCAATCCTGATAAAGCGGCTGAAGAGCTTCAGGATCTGCTTAAGCTGAATCCCAATGACAACCAGGGCAACCGGTATTTATTACTGAATTGTTTTATTGTTATGCAGGACTGGGCACAGCTAAGAGATTGTTTGGGTCAGTTTAGCGAGTACTCAACATTTACTCAGGCAGCACACGCTCTGATGTTGTATGCCACAGAGGGAGATACCTCTCAAAGTCGCGAAGCCAAAAAGGCCCTAAAGGATCGTAACAGCCATTTTCAGATGATAGCGACCGGGCAGAAAAAGACGAAGCCTTGTTTTGATACTTACGCACCCGGTAGTGAAGAAGAGGTCGATTATTATCTTGAGGCGGGCGGTAAAAAAGCCTGGCTGAGCGTAGAGGGAAGCTTATTCTGGCTGCGGCAGAAGTAA
- a CDS encoding DUF4124 domain-containing protein produces MRDWKSNLALSALVLLALYLNREIVVERLGLERFIEPDALELEQHNTAREQSASTASEQIVEREADHNICGAPIQYRCNSASQGKVKIQSANGIYTWQDDRGITHFSDRPAKQGASEYQFKSNHALDYFDLELDYGVLGQAFRNRLEARLNAVFRTYTGIIGLEAMRKVKLRIVIANNRRAYKKMLDVLGSSAAGNQGIYKTAHNIAVVEFRSESQAMRTAIHEAVHAINQAVLGNTPRWFNEGTAEYFEYIETSMNLSQLKPNGAWVRNDYLVGGLLHPNSLFEAAGSWQGKAQSVMYRSSWAFVYYLMSSQRGRSQLKHYMRLEQEDPCDLLGLTQIQFIFETREGQFANSYAQVTQQKLTAHRF; encoded by the coding sequence ATGAGAGACTGGAAATCGAACTTGGCACTTTCAGCGCTCGTTTTACTGGCGCTTTATCTTAATCGGGAAATAGTTGTTGAGCGTTTGGGGCTCGAACGGTTCATTGAACCGGATGCCTTAGAGCTGGAGCAACATAATACGGCCAGAGAGCAAAGCGCGAGCACCGCATCAGAGCAGATCGTTGAGCGGGAGGCGGACCATAACATATGTGGTGCGCCAATACAGTATCGTTGTAACAGCGCGTCGCAGGGTAAAGTGAAAATACAAAGTGCTAATGGCATCTATACCTGGCAGGATGATCGGGGTATTACGCACTTCAGTGACAGGCCTGCGAAACAAGGGGCGAGTGAATACCAGTTTAAATCGAACCATGCACTGGACTATTTTGACCTGGAACTGGATTATGGTGTCCTCGGGCAGGCGTTTCGCAACCGTCTGGAAGCCAGGTTAAACGCCGTCTTTCGTACTTATACGGGGATCATTGGCCTTGAAGCAATGCGCAAGGTGAAGCTGCGTATTGTGATTGCCAATAATCGCCGTGCTTATAAAAAAATGTTGGATGTTCTGGGCTCCAGTGCGGCAGGAAATCAGGGGATTTACAAAACCGCCCATAATATTGCCGTAGTTGAATTTCGTAGTGAGTCACAAGCCATGCGCACAGCCATTCATGAAGCGGTTCATGCAATTAATCAGGCTGTGCTTGGCAATACACCTCGCTGGTTTAACGAAGGCACTGCTGAATATTTTGAATATATCGAAACTTCTATGAATCTTAGCCAGTTAAAACCTAATGGAGCCTGGGTACGTAATGATTATTTGGTGGGAGGCTTGCTGCATCCAAATAGTCTGTTTGAAGCTGCTGGTTCATGGCAAGGTAAAGCGCAGAGCGTGATGTACAGAAGTAGCTGGGCATTTGTTTATTATCTGATGAGTTCTCAGCGCGGTCGCTCTCAGCTCAAACATTATATGCGTCTTGAGCAGGAAGACCCATGTGATCTGCTTGGGTTGACTCAGATCCAGTTTATTTTTGAAACCCGTGAAGGTCAGTTTGCTAACAGTTATGCTCAGGTAACGCAGCAAAAGTTAACTGCACATCGTTTTTAG
- the ltaE gene encoding low-specificity L-threonine aldolase codes for MIDFRSDTVTKPCKSMLQAMVEAEVGDDVYGDDPTVNYLEQFAAQRHGFEAAVFVSSGTQANLLAILAHCERGDEYLCGQSAHNYRYEAGGAAVLGSVQPQPVENEPDGSLDLQKLATYIKPDDFHFARTRLLSLENTIGGKVLSLDYLAQAREFCDQHSLQLHLDGARVYNAAVALEVDIRAIAAHFDSMTICLSKGLGAPIGSLLLGSKALINKARRLRKMLGGGMRQAGILAAAGQYALENNVERLREDHDNARYLAQRLNEVNGFDASAYPVQTNLVYVDVGREVDIQLMAKNLLEQGIQITPGYQGMRLVTHLGVSRSDIDTLINALKAQ; via the coding sequence ATGATAGATTTCAGGTCCGATACCGTTACCAAACCGTGTAAATCCATGCTTCAGGCTATGGTTGAGGCAGAAGTAGGCGATGATGTTTACGGGGATGACCCTACGGTTAACTATTTGGAACAGTTTGCGGCGCAGCGTCATGGGTTTGAGGCGGCGGTGTTTGTCAGCTCAGGCACTCAGGCTAATTTACTGGCGATACTGGCGCATTGTGAGCGCGGAGATGAGTATTTATGCGGGCAAAGCGCACATAACTATCGGTATGAAGCTGGTGGCGCGGCAGTGCTGGGCTCGGTTCAGCCGCAGCCTGTGGAGAATGAACCCGACGGCAGCCTGGATTTGCAAAAGCTGGCCACTTATATCAAGCCCGATGACTTTCACTTTGCCCGCACCAGGCTGTTGAGCCTGGAAAATACCATTGGCGGCAAGGTGCTAAGTTTGGACTATTTAGCTCAGGCTCGTGAATTTTGCGATCAGCACAGTTTGCAGCTACATCTTGATGGTGCCCGGGTCTATAACGCGGCAGTCGCACTGGAAGTCGATATTCGGGCTATTGCAGCGCATTTTGATTCTATGACAATTTGCTTGTCTAAAGGTTTGGGCGCGCCCATTGGTTCTTTGCTTTTGGGCAGCAAGGCACTGATTAACAAGGCAAGACGGCTGAGAAAAATGCTCGGTGGCGGCATGCGTCAGGCAGGGATTCTGGCGGCTGCTGGCCAGTATGCACTGGAAAACAACGTCGAGCGCTTGCGTGAAGATCATGACAATGCGCGCTATCTTGCACAGCGTCTTAATGAAGTGAACGGATTTGATGCGTCTGCTTACCCGGTTCAAACTAACCTGGTGTATGTGGATGTTGGCAGAGAGGTTGATATTCAGCTGATGGCCAAGAACTTGCTCGAACAGGGGATCCAGATCACACCTGGCTATCAGGGAATGAGACTGGTCACTCACCTGGGGGTCAGCCGCTCAGATATCGATACGCTGATAAACGCGCTTAAAGCACAGTAA
- a CDS encoding VOC family protein — protein sequence MNLNQVTMSVHNMQQAVEFYLKLGFTQIVDTPHYARFVCPEGEATFSLSLCEDDILHNTTIYFEHEALEDWIAMIESRGISLLQAPTDEPYLWREAIVADPSGNKIKLYWAGENRLNPPWRVEKRYVGE from the coding sequence ATGAATTTAAATCAGGTAACGATGAGCGTCCATAATATGCAGCAGGCCGTCGAGTTTTATCTTAAACTGGGCTTTACCCAAATAGTCGATACGCCCCACTATGCTCGTTTTGTTTGCCCCGAAGGAGAGGCGACTTTCTCACTGTCTCTGTGTGAGGACGATATTCTTCACAATACTACGATTTATTTTGAGCACGAAGCGCTTGAGGATTGGATTGCGATGATAGAATCCCGCGGCATCAGTTTATTACAAGCACCAACCGACGAGCCTTACCTATGGCGTGAAGCCATAGTGGCTGATCCGTCCGGTAACAAAATCAAATTATACTGGGCTGGTGAGAATCGACTTAACCCGCCCTGGCGGGTTGAAAAGCGTTATGTGGGTGAGTAA
- a CDS encoding substrate-binding periplasmic protein — protein MRERCKSLTGIAIISYLLLVSHAAFSTELVVGFGLSRPPYVDERSGSGISVELFKQAAEPLGWQYKTLFVSIKRMQRLLEQGDIDVAVEMSRAQPGLYYSVPFISYSNYAIHSRDPGFTLTSMQELARHSICAWQNASEHLELTEIVAGKEDYLEYSKQREQVIEWLNGKCDVILIDDTLLRWHLSELNQSSSVHINNQWGKVLLPFENNPLWFYVAFTDKQLRDEFNTSLKQLVQTGRYQKIREYWATTKKNE, from the coding sequence ATGCGTGAGCGCTGTAAGTCTCTGACTGGTATAGCCATCATTTCATATCTGTTGCTGGTTAGTCATGCTGCATTTTCTACAGAGTTAGTGGTAGGGTTTGGCTTGAGTCGTCCACCCTATGTGGATGAACGCAGTGGCTCAGGTATCAGTGTTGAGCTATTTAAACAGGCAGCAGAGCCTCTGGGCTGGCAATATAAAACGTTATTTGTATCCATTAAGCGGATGCAGCGTTTACTCGAACAGGGTGACATAGATGTTGCAGTTGAAATGTCTCGCGCACAGCCTGGATTGTATTATTCCGTGCCTTTTATTTCTTACAGTAATTATGCTATTCACAGCCGCGATCCAGGATTCACTCTGACTTCAATGCAGGAGCTTGCCAGGCACAGTATTTGCGCGTGGCAAAATGCGTCGGAACACCTTGAACTCACTGAGATTGTGGCTGGCAAAGAGGATTACCTTGAGTATTCAAAGCAACGGGAGCAAGTGATTGAGTGGTTAAATGGCAAATGTGACGTGATCCTGATTGATGATACTTTACTGCGCTGGCATTTGTCTGAACTCAACCAGTCATCTTCGGTGCACATTAATAATCAGTGGGGGAAAGTGTTGTTACCCTTTGAGAATAATCCGCTCTGGTTTTATGTTGCGTTTACAGACAAACAGCTCAGAGACGAGTTTAATACCAGCCTCAAACAACTGGTTCAGACTGGTCGCTATCAGAAAATCAGAGAATACTGGGCGACCACGAAGAAAAACGAATAA
- a CDS encoding efflux RND transporter permease subunit: MIAYFARHPTAANLLMLAIIVLGLSALPQLKRETFPEIAPSQIQVSVPYPGANPEESELALCVPLEEAMDGLSDIEQISCEARESMAKMVVEMQEGGDITRLMSDVKTEVDAIDTFPDKAESPVIKELGRTESLITLAISADLPAAELKDYAESVKRKLQRLPDISLVEIHGFSDRQLRVELSLSLLRQYGLSINDVVSHIERQNIKLPAGNLETKGKTLQIRFDQQGVTAKELGELVIASTQSGGQLKLKDLGQVIERFELDEAKVEFNGKPAALLKIKKTKAQDALDLVEQVYQFVERERQQIPAGIEMALTSDQAKIVSDRLAMLSTNSWQGFLLVFAVMWLFFTWRYSFWVSMGLPISFLGAFWLMTVLGVSINMISMVGMLMAIGILMDDAIVIAESIASHVERGEDIDEGVIKGVKQVAPGVLSSFLTTASVFVGLAFIAGDIGQIMKVFPQMLLAVLVVSLVEAFLILPNHLLHSLHNKQDETASGFKMRFNQRFERFRTEVLVEWVERAVTYRYAAVGAVLAVFFLSISLMAGGFLKFKAFPELEGDILEMRLLMPQGTPLYETELLVTRAVNELNDLNQEYTPAQPHQQALVQNVIVEYNSNQDAGEEGTHVATVRADLLTAETRSTSLLELQDRWRDAVGEIPGALALAFKQPAVGPAGRAIEIRLYGDDLAMLSSASFAIVQALAEYDGVQNLMDDLRPGKEEWMVRLLPGAMSLGVDGATIANQLRTAFFGQKADEFQRGDETIELDVRLRKEDKSSWWQLQNYPITLADGRQLPLSAVAELIPARGYARINRVDGQRSVTIIGDVDAAIANTGEIIAAVDKAVVAPLLIEYPSLSVSYEGEVKEGGSTGSSIGKKFLMGLVGVFIILSFQFRSYMEPVMVMLAIPLALIGALWGHVLLGYDFTIPSMMGFVSLAGIVVNDSILLVTYIKEHQKQGLDAHQAAVQAARERFRAVFITTATTVAGMLPLLLETSLQAQILQPLVVSLLFGIAASSFLVLFILPCLYVILEDRGLAAQHHLTESQAKA; the protein is encoded by the coding sequence ATGATTGCTTATTTTGCCCGCCACCCGACCGCGGCCAATCTGCTGATGCTGGCCATCATTGTGCTTGGGCTGAGTGCGCTTCCCCAGCTAAAACGAGAAACCTTTCCTGAAATTGCGCCCAGCCAGATTCAGGTCAGTGTGCCGTATCCGGGTGCTAACCCGGAAGAGTCTGAACTTGCTTTATGTGTGCCCCTGGAAGAGGCTATGGATGGGCTGAGCGACATAGAACAGATCAGCTGTGAAGCGCGCGAAAGCATGGCCAAAATGGTTGTCGAGATGCAAGAAGGTGGCGACATCACCCGGCTGATGTCAGACGTAAAAACTGAGGTCGATGCCATAGATACTTTTCCGGACAAGGCCGAAAGCCCGGTTATCAAAGAGCTTGGCCGAACTGAATCGCTCATTACCTTAGCCATCAGTGCGGACCTGCCGGCAGCAGAGCTTAAAGACTACGCTGAGTCAGTAAAGCGCAAACTCCAGAGATTGCCCGATATTTCTCTGGTTGAGATCCATGGATTTTCAGATCGTCAGCTGAGAGTTGAATTGTCTTTGTCGCTGTTACGCCAGTACGGACTATCTATAAACGATGTGGTTAGTCATATAGAGCGACAAAACATCAAACTGCCCGCTGGTAATTTAGAGACCAAAGGTAAAACGCTGCAAATTCGCTTTGATCAGCAAGGCGTGACCGCCAAAGAGTTGGGTGAATTGGTGATCGCCAGTACTCAGTCAGGCGGTCAGCTTAAGCTTAAAGACCTGGGGCAAGTTATAGAGCGCTTTGAACTGGACGAGGCGAAAGTTGAGTTCAATGGCAAACCCGCAGCGTTGCTTAAAATCAAGAAAACCAAAGCGCAGGATGCACTCGATTTGGTGGAGCAGGTTTATCAGTTTGTTGAACGGGAACGACAGCAAATTCCGGCTGGGATCGAAATGGCACTGACCTCAGATCAGGCCAAAATTGTCTCGGACCGGTTAGCCATGCTCAGTACCAATTCATGGCAGGGCTTTTTACTGGTGTTTGCCGTGATGTGGCTGTTCTTTACCTGGCGCTATTCATTCTGGGTGTCGATGGGGCTGCCTATTTCTTTTCTCGGCGCATTTTGGTTGATGACAGTGCTCGGGGTCAGCATCAATATGATCTCTATGGTTGGTATGTTGATGGCCATCGGAATACTGATGGATGATGCGATCGTGATTGCTGAAAGCATTGCCAGTCATGTAGAACGAGGCGAAGACATTGATGAGGGCGTTATTAAAGGCGTTAAGCAGGTCGCGCCCGGCGTATTGTCTTCCTTTTTAACCACGGCTTCCGTATTCGTCGGGCTGGCATTTATTGCGGGTGATATTGGCCAGATCATGAAAGTGTTTCCACAGATGTTGCTGGCGGTATTGGTTGTGAGCCTGGTTGAGGCTTTCCTTATTCTGCCTAATCACTTGTTGCATTCTTTACACAACAAGCAGGATGAAACGGCATCAGGATTCAAAATGCGCTTCAATCAACGCTTTGAGCGTTTTCGCACTGAGGTGCTGGTGGAATGGGTTGAGCGTGCCGTAACTTATCGCTATGCCGCGGTCGGTGCGGTGCTGGCTGTGTTTTTTCTGAGCATTTCATTGATGGCGGGTGGGTTTTTGAAGTTTAAGGCATTTCCTGAGTTGGAGGGAGACATTCTTGAAATGCGACTGCTGATGCCCCAGGGCACGCCACTGTATGAAACGGAGCTGCTGGTTACCCGTGCAGTGAATGAGCTGAACGATTTAAACCAGGAGTATACACCTGCGCAGCCACACCAGCAGGCGTTGGTCCAAAACGTCATTGTTGAGTACAACAGTAACCAGGATGCCGGTGAAGAGGGAACACATGTTGCTACCGTGCGTGCTGATTTGCTTACGGCCGAAACCCGAAGTACCAGCCTGCTTGAGTTACAGGACCGCTGGCGCGATGCGGTTGGCGAGATCCCCGGCGCGTTGGCACTGGCATTTAAGCAGCCAGCTGTGGGCCCAGCCGGGCGCGCGATAGAAATCCGATTATATGGTGATGATCTTGCTATGTTATCGAGCGCGTCATTTGCTATTGTGCAGGCACTGGCCGAATATGACGGTGTGCAGAACCTGATGGATGACCTGCGTCCGGGCAAAGAAGAGTGGATGGTACGCCTTTTGCCCGGAGCAATGTCGCTGGGCGTGGACGGCGCAACCATAGCTAATCAGCTCAGAACCGCTTTTTTTGGTCAAAAAGCCGATGAGTTTCAGCGCGGCGATGAAACCATCGAGCTGGACGTACGACTCAGAAAAGAAGATAAATCGTCCTGGTGGCAGTTACAGAATTACCCCATCACCCTCGCTGACGGCAGACAACTGCCATTATCGGCCGTCGCGGAGCTTATTCCGGCGCGAGGCTATGCCCGCATTAATCGGGTAGATGGTCAGCGGTCAGTCACCATTATTGGTGATGTGGATGCTGCGATTGCCAATACCGGAGAGATCATTGCGGCAGTCGACAAAGCTGTGGTTGCCCCTTTACTGATTGAATATCCCTCATTATCTGTGAGTTACGAAGGCGAAGTGAAAGAGGGTGGCAGCACAGGGTCGTCAATTGGTAAAAAGTTTCTGATGGGGCTGGTGGGGGTTTTTATTATTCTGAGTTTTCAGTTCAGAAGTTATATGGAGCCTGTGATGGTTATGCTGGCGATCCCCCTGGCGCTGATCGGGGCACTCTGGGGACATGTATTGCTGGGATATGACTTTACCATTCCAAGTATGATGGGGTTTGTCTCGTTGGCCGGTATTGTGGTGAATGACTCCATCTTGCTGGTGACTTATATCAAGGAACATCAAAAGCAGGGGCTGGATGCGCATCAGGCTGCGGTGCAGGCGGCGAGGGAACGTTTTCGGGCGGTGTTTATTACCACAGCGACGACCGTTGCGGGTATGTTACCATTGCTGCTTGAAACCAGCTTGCAGGCTCAGATCTTACAGCCTCTGGTGGTGAGTTTGCTGTTTGGTATTGCAGCGTCGTCTTTTCTGGTGTTGTTTATCTTACCGTGTCTGTATGTGATCCTCGAAGACAGAGGTCTGGCGGCACAACATCACCTGACTGAGTCACAGGCTAAGGCTTAG